A region of Staphylococcus sp. IVB6181 DNA encodes the following proteins:
- a CDS encoding foldase protein PrsA yields MRSFKKIMIPVAASAVLLGACGNQATDSKDNVLISSKAGDVKVEDVMKKIGNEQIANSSFEILLGKLLEKKYADQVDDKEIDKQIKEEQKQYGGKDQFESALKQQGMTLKDYKEQKKLQAYQKQLLTDKVKVSDKELKDNTKKASHILIKVKSDDKDKEGLSDKEAKQKAESIQKEVKKNPDKFGEIAKKESMDKASAKKDDSLDYVIKGQMVEPFDKALFKLKDGEISDVVKTDYGYHIIKAEKPTDFSSERKKLKSQIVQNKVQKDPKILVDAYKDLLKEYNVDFKDRDIKKAVDDSILNPEKLKQQSQGGGSSGEGMSTP; encoded by the coding sequence ATGAGATCATTTAAGAAGATTATGATTCCTGTCGCAGCAAGTGCTGTACTATTAGGCGCATGCGGGAATCAAGCAACGGACTCTAAAGATAATGTACTGATATCTTCAAAAGCCGGAGATGTTAAAGTTGAAGATGTTATGAAAAAAATCGGCAATGAACAAATTGCGAACAGTTCTTTTGAAATCCTGCTCGGCAAATTGCTTGAAAAGAAATATGCGGATCAAGTGGATGATAAAGAAATTGATAAACAAATCAAAGAAGAACAAAAACAATACGGCGGCAAAGATCAGTTTGAAAGTGCTCTAAAACAACAAGGTATGACACTTAAAGATTATAAAGAGCAAAAGAAACTTCAAGCGTATCAAAAACAACTGCTGACAGATAAAGTTAAAGTGTCTGATAAAGAGTTGAAGGACAACACTAAAAAAGCTTCTCATATCCTTATTAAAGTCAAATCAGACGACAAAGATAAAGAAGGTTTAAGTGATAAAGAAGCAAAACAAAAAGCTGAATCCATCCAAAAAGAAGTGAAGAAAAATCCGGATAAATTCGGTGAAATTGCGAAAAAAGAATCAATGGATAAAGCAAGTGCCAAAAAAGACGACAGCTTAGATTATGTCATCAAAGGCCAAATGGTCGAACCATTCGATAAAGCTTTATTCAAATTAAAAGATGGCGAAATCTCAGATGTAGTGAAAACAGATTACGGCTATCACATAATCAAAGCTGAAAAACCAACGGACTTCTCTTCAGAACGTAAGAAATTAAAATCTCAAATCGTTCAAAATAAAGTTCAAAAAGATCCGAAAATCTTAGTAGATGCTTATAAAGATCTATTAAAAGAATATAATGTAGACTTTAAAGATAGAGATATTAAAAAAGCAGTCGATGATTCTATCTTAAATCCAGAAAAGCTTAAGCAGCAGTCACAAGGCGGCGGCAGTTCTGGTGAGGGTATGTCTACTCCTTAA
- a CDS encoding YlbF/YmcA family competence regulator, which translates to MAVDLQEQAHKLEEALRESKEYQAIKDAYDKVKANEESKKLFDEFRETQLKFQQMQMQGEQIEEDDLKKAQEQAQAIEKDENIAELMSAEQQMSQVFQEINQIIVKPLDEVYAEDEK; encoded by the coding sequence ATGGCAGTAGATTTACAAGAACAAGCACACAAATTAGAAGAGGCTTTAAGAGAAAGCAAAGAATATCAAGCAATTAAAGATGCTTATGATAAAGTTAAAGCCAACGAAGAATCTAAAAAGTTATTCGATGAGTTCCGTGAAACACAATTGAAATTCCAACAAATGCAAATGCAAGGTGAACAAATCGAAGAAGATGACTTGAAAAAAGCTCAAGAGCAAGCACAAGCAATTGAAAAAGACGAAAACATTGCTGAGCTTATGTCTGCTGAACAACAAATGAGCCAAGTATTCCAAGAAATCAACCAAATCATCGTAAAACCTTTAGATGAAGTTTACGCTGAAGACGAAAAATAA
- a CDS encoding DUF445 domain-containing protein: protein MHEFLVILFMIAIGAIIGGVTNIIAIKMLFHPQKAYHIGKWRIPFTPGLVPKRREEIANKIGRVIEEHLITEDLIKEKISSTSARTAIESFIGQQMHKLSNDKATLQNFAQSLDIDLEQAAQTKVQRMIDEKLTQYYQENGQQEIHQLLPESLEQEIDEKVEALTPLLCDRARIYLSSSKGEEDIYNMLDTFFAEKGKIVGLLQMFMTKESIAERIQMELIRLTNHPKARKIAAQLIRNEYQTLKEKPLDHVLSPAQFNNIKDKATPIIMAYIDIPTKVNQPLKELAPGLVAYAEQHAAGYMTDLIVNKAAEHISSIMKQVNLSGIVEEQINSFDLDYIERLIIDIANKELNLIMLLGFILGGIIGCFQGIIALFV, encoded by the coding sequence ATGCACGAATTTTTAGTCATATTATTTATGATTGCTATCGGTGCAATTATAGGCGGGGTCACGAATATCATCGCTATCAAAATGTTATTCCACCCGCAAAAAGCCTATCATATAGGCAAGTGGAGAATTCCTTTCACGCCAGGTTTAGTACCTAAGCGCAGAGAAGAAATCGCAAATAAAATCGGACGTGTGATTGAAGAACATCTGATCACAGAAGATTTAATTAAAGAAAAAATCAGTTCAACGAGTGCTAGAACAGCAATAGAAAGCTTTATAGGGCAGCAAATGCATAAGTTGAGCAACGACAAGGCAACATTGCAGAATTTTGCACAGTCTTTAGATATTGACTTAGAACAAGCAGCACAAACTAAAGTACAGCGTATGATTGACGAAAAGTTAACCCAATATTATCAAGAAAATGGCCAACAAGAAATTCACCAATTACTGCCTGAATCATTAGAACAAGAAATTGATGAAAAAGTTGAAGCCTTAACACCGTTATTATGCGACCGTGCTCGTATTTATTTATCTTCTTCAAAAGGGGAAGAAGATATATACAATATGCTCGATACGTTTTTTGCAGAAAAAGGCAAAATTGTCGGCTTACTTCAAATGTTCATGACGAAAGAAAGCATTGCTGAACGTATCCAAATGGAATTAATCCGTTTAACCAATCATCCGAAAGCGCGTAAAATAGCAGCACAGCTGATTCGAAACGAATATCAGACTTTAAAAGAAAAGCCGCTTGATCATGTGTTGTCGCCTGCACAATTCAATAACATTAAAGATAAAGCAACACCGATTATCATGGCTTATATCGATATTCCGACTAAAGTTAATCAACCGTTAAAAGAACTTGCACCTGGACTTGTGGCTTATGCAGAGCAGCATGCAGCTGGCTATATGACAGATTTAATTGTCAATAAAGCAGCTGAGCATATCTCATCCATTATGAAGCAAGTGAATCTCAGCGGTATTGTTGAAGAACAAATCAATTCATTCGATTTGGATTATATTGAACGTTTAATCATTGATATTGCCAACAAAGAATTGAATCTGATTATGCTGCTTGGTTTCATTCTTGGCGGTATTATCGGCTGTTTCCAAGGAATTATCGCTTTATTTGTTTAA
- a CDS encoding DNA repair exonuclease: MVKFIHCADLHLDSPFKTHSHLSENIYEDVKRSTYESFKSIVNFALQEEVDFIVIAGDVFDHRNRTLKAEVFLKEQFERLKKEQIFVYMCHGNHDPLSDNVTTDWPENVSVFDKNVETYQTITKGGEKIYLHGFSYQDEASYENKLDEYPSSQGEKGLHIGVLHGTYSKSSTKHRYTEFRLEDLNSKLYHYWALGHIHERQQLNDMPPTFYPGNTQGRHFNEMGDKGFLLVEGDEFKLNVEFKPSHYIRFDEVKIETEATTKQEIYDVIQKFKDQVRKQGKAFYRVYLEIDSDEPVPAQDLQQVDEMLKEYEENEKNFVFIESLIVSYKDDDARPLEQEFSQELKADEAVFDQAMNELYLNPKASRFLDNYDDFDKTELINRAEALLKSDLRGDRS, from the coding sequence ATGGTGAAATTTATTCATTGTGCAGATTTACACTTGGATAGTCCGTTTAAAACGCATAGTCATTTGAGTGAAAACATCTATGAAGATGTTAAAAGAAGTACATACGAAAGTTTTAAATCTATTGTCAACTTTGCATTGCAAGAAGAAGTGGACTTTATTGTAATTGCCGGAGATGTGTTCGATCATCGAAATCGTACATTGAAAGCAGAAGTATTTTTAAAAGAACAATTTGAACGCTTAAAGAAAGAACAGATATTTGTTTATATGTGTCACGGCAATCATGATCCGCTTTCTGATAATGTTACAACAGATTGGCCGGAGAATGTTTCGGTATTCGATAAAAATGTTGAAACATATCAAACCATCACAAAAGGCGGAGAAAAGATTTATCTTCATGGTTTCAGTTATCAAGATGAAGCAAGCTATGAAAATAAATTAGATGAGTATCCTTCCAGTCAAGGCGAGAAAGGCCTGCATATCGGTGTATTACACGGTACTTACAGCAAATCCTCAACAAAACACCGTTATACTGAGTTTCGTTTAGAAGATTTGAATTCTAAGTTGTATCATTACTGGGCATTAGGTCATATTCATGAGCGTCAGCAGCTTAATGATATGCCGCCGACTTTTTATCCCGGCAATACGCAAGGCCGTCATTTCAATGAAATGGGCGACAAAGGTTTCTTGTTAGTTGAAGGAGATGAGTTCAAATTAAATGTCGAATTCAAACCTTCGCATTATATTCGCTTTGATGAAGTGAAAATCGAAACAGAAGCAACGACAAAACAAGAGATTTACGACGTTATTCAAAAATTCAAAGATCAAGTGCGTAAGCAAGGTAAAGCTTTCTATAGAGTTTACCTTGAAATCGACAGCGATGAACCTGTCCCTGCACAGGATTTGCAGCAAGTTGATGAGATGCTGAAAGAATATGAAGAGAATGAAAAGAACTTTGTGTTTATTGAATCATTGATTGTATCTTATAAAGATGACGATGCAAGACCATTAGAACAAGAATTCTCTCAAGAGTTAAAAGCGGATGAAGCCGTTTTCGATCAAGCAATGAATGAATTGTATCTCAATCCTAAGGCTTCGAGATTCTTGGATAATTATGATGACTTCGATAAGACAGAATTGATTAACCGCGCTGAGGCATTGCTTAAATCGGATTTGAGAGGTGATAGATCATGA
- a CDS encoding DUF3267 domain-containing protein — protein MFMCSRQIDINTRFGLPRIFFIALVTTIITFLISYEVLIFLSHKEITDRYFFVFLAAVLLLYPIHKMIHLVVLAPYYKHFKKKRLTKRPWIPLYNLYVSTPVNKYLFCLSLITPLIVITAASIYLAALLPQYGHYFMFLLSLNAGFSVMDFMYLKLILFSNEGKYIEEHCTGFNILNKYDYPLDPNFN, from the coding sequence ATGTTCATGTGTTCTCGTCAAATTGACATTAATACTAGATTTGGCTTACCGCGTATCTTTTTCATAGCGCTCGTTACTACGATTATTACTTTTTTAATTAGTTATGAGGTATTGATATTTTTATCTCACAAGGAAATTACAGATCGATACTTTTTCGTCTTTTTAGCTGCGGTGCTGTTGTTGTATCCGATTCATAAAATGATTCATTTAGTGGTACTGGCACCCTACTATAAACACTTTAAAAAGAAACGTTTAACAAAACGTCCTTGGATACCTTTATATAACTTATATGTCAGCACACCTGTGAACAAATACCTGTTCTGCTTAAGCTTAATCACACCGTTAATCGTCATTACAGCAGCTAGCATTTATCTCGCTGCTTTATTACCGCAATACGGTCATTACTTTATGTTTTTACTTTCACTCAATGCAGGATTTTCAGTGATGGACTTCATGTACTTGAAATTGATTTTATTCTCTAATGAAGGTAAATATATCGAAGAACATTGCACAGGTTTCAATATCTTAAACAAATACGATTATCCATTAGATCCGAACTTTAATTAA
- a CDS encoding dicarboxylate/amino acid:cation symporter, translated as MKSKNLTMNIVIALIAGIIIGSICDIYAQTSLVKGVDQYFFNTVGQIFLNLIFMLVVPVVFVSIVLGVVGVGDPKLLGGIGLKTLIFFLCTTAIAITIAIVLALIVKPGAGHSDLMKSADVSSYQKTLDKQNEGADAPAKQTFDQTLINLFPKNPVEAMTQGNMLQVITFSIFIGIGIMILGEKALIVRQFFEQFNEVLMYIISMIMRVFAPIGTFCLVAHAFTGAGLGAIRQLGLYFIVVLAALILHFFLIYGGTIKFIAKDSPIKFFKGFIPAITIGFGGSSSNAALPVSMECTKKMGVRPAIASFVQPLGATINMDGTAIMQGVATVFIAQISGADLTIIQILTVITIAVIVSIGTAGVPGVGLIMLAMVLTAVDLNPAAIGIIIGIDRLLDMTRTAVNITGDAACAFMISKQEDRKELKRV; from the coding sequence ATGAAAAGCAAAAACTTAACAATGAATATTGTCATTGCTTTAATTGCAGGGATAATCATTGGATCGATTTGCGATATTTATGCGCAAACAAGTTTAGTTAAAGGGGTAGACCAGTATTTCTTTAATACCGTCGGTCAAATTTTCTTGAACTTGATCTTTATGCTCGTTGTTCCAGTGGTCTTTGTTTCAATTGTGCTTGGCGTTGTCGGTGTAGGGGATCCGAAATTACTCGGAGGCATCGGCTTGAAGACTTTGATTTTCTTTTTATGTACTACGGCAATAGCGATTACTATTGCAATTGTACTGGCATTGATTGTTAAACCAGGTGCAGGACATTCTGATTTAATGAAAAGTGCAGATGTATCATCGTATCAAAAGACATTAGATAAACAAAACGAAGGTGCAGATGCACCTGCAAAACAAACATTTGATCAAACATTGATTAATCTGTTTCCGAAAAATCCAGTTGAAGCCATGACACAAGGCAACATGCTGCAAGTCATTACGTTTTCAATATTTATCGGAATCGGAATTATGATTTTGGGAGAAAAAGCACTCATTGTTCGGCAGTTCTTTGAACAATTCAATGAGGTGCTGATGTATATAATCTCTATGATTATGCGTGTATTTGCGCCGATTGGAACATTTTGCTTAGTCGCACATGCTTTTACAGGTGCAGGCTTAGGCGCAATCCGTCAGCTGGGATTGTACTTTATCGTTGTACTTGCTGCGTTGATTTTACACTTCTTTTTAATCTACGGCGGTACTATCAAATTCATAGCTAAAGATAGTCCTATTAAATTCTTCAAAGGATTTATTCCGGCTATTACAATCGGTTTCGGCGGTTCAAGTTCTAATGCAGCTTTGCCGGTTTCGATGGAATGTACGAAGAAAATGGGAGTCAGACCAGCGATTGCTTCATTTGTGCAGCCGTTGGGAGCAACCATCAACATGGATGGTACAGCGATTATGCAAGGGGTAGCAACTGTATTCATCGCACAGATATCTGGGGCTGACTTGACCATTATTCAAATCTTGACAGTAATTACGATTGCAGTCATCGTAAGTATCGGAACTGCAGGTGTGCCAGGTGTAGGCTTAATCATGTTAGCTATGGTGTTAACAGCAGTAGACTTAAATCCAGCCGCAATCGGTATCATCATCGGTATCGACAGATTGCTTGATATGACGCGTACCGCTGTCAATATTACAGGTGATGCAGCATGTGCCTTTATGATTTCAAAGCAAGAAGATAGAAAAGAATTAAAGCGTGTATAG
- a CDS encoding AAA family ATPase yields the protein MKILALDIYGYGKFVERKIKFNKTLTQIFGENEAGKSTIQAFIHSILFGFPTKRENEPRFEPRLGNQYGGKLYLQLDDGQKIEVERVKGAAQGDVKVFLENGGIRDEEWLRNKLNYIDKNTYKGIYSFDVLGLQNIHRNMDEKQLQEYLLQAGALGSTQFTTMREQLETQKAELYKRSGKNPIINQQLEQLNDLQNQIRAHESELESYHSLIDERDKAERRLDHLKQNLMQLSKMHESKQKEVALLDQAQEWKALEHELNIEPLDFPEQGIERYEASKAREDQLKKDISLRKEKLEQLQNENEHISVPKQIDIEALDNIVKQEDEIKQKETQLHALNKEIEDKTREIEGLKSNIGWQEDHENIDTSDSVKSFVSKQISKKNDQSSYITQLERTLEEQQIEQANNDEEKEAVEAALVSDEVFDKKKQYNQQSIELGEKKNLYQKMKEAFDTEQEERNRKQKTTRIIFIILALISAGLAAFSFVTQAMLFAVIFVIAAIGFVFGAILFKSSEIGHSETFSNEIAQLEQQNADLEQNYDLDFDLDEQYRLREQNHSVNKAIDVLRSKIELTEDKLKEAKQNFEHFDKNIQEVKSDLHVSDKMSDDLIIDGVKTIERIQTLKQRVAELTDQQKALKEEVDTFYNHAEAVTKNQLTSFNALALFHDTKRWLKEAEDNKTKWKRNDEDIQLLTKEIEQLNERLNEHQQSIESLFTFVNVGDEEAFYRYHNRYTTYKDNHSRYQDLNKYLENQNMMYDDASDLSAKTKVQLEDENNVLASQVDEYNDKYLALQTEVSDLNAQIKHMETDDTLAQLRHKYYMLRNQMNENAKDWASLSYLQALVDAHIKQIKDKRLPQVIDEATDIFSRLTNGNYSQVTYANEDVRVKHRNGQMYHPNEISQSTKELLYIALRLSLIKILQPYYSMPIIIDDAFVHFDKHRKAAMMEYLKELAAKYQILYFTCAKENYIPSKQTVVLEKLEEGGKK from the coding sequence ATGAAGATTCTTGCATTAGACATTTATGGATACGGTAAATTTGTTGAAAGAAAGATTAAATTCAACAAAACATTAACACAGATTTTCGGTGAAAACGAAGCGGGTAAATCTACGATTCAAGCCTTTATCCACTCTATTTTGTTCGGTTTCCCTACAAAACGCGAAAACGAACCGCGCTTTGAACCGAGATTAGGCAATCAATACGGCGGTAAATTATATCTTCAATTAGATGACGGCCAAAAGATTGAAGTTGAGCGTGTGAAAGGTGCAGCACAAGGTGATGTGAAAGTCTTTCTTGAAAACGGCGGTATCCGTGATGAAGAGTGGCTTAGAAATAAATTAAATTATATCGATAAAAATACGTACAAAGGTATTTATTCCTTCGACGTTTTAGGTCTGCAAAATATTCATCGCAATATGGATGAAAAGCAGCTGCAAGAATATTTGCTGCAAGCAGGGGCATTAGGCTCTACACAATTTACAACAATGCGCGAACAGTTGGAAACACAAAAAGCAGAGTTGTATAAACGCTCAGGCAAGAATCCAATCATTAATCAGCAGTTAGAACAGCTGAATGACCTTCAAAATCAAATCAGAGCGCATGAAAGCGAACTTGAGTCATATCATAGTCTGATTGATGAACGTGATAAAGCAGAGCGCCGATTAGATCATTTGAAACAAAATTTGATGCAGCTGTCTAAAATGCATGAATCAAAACAAAAAGAAGTAGCATTGCTGGATCAAGCACAAGAATGGAAAGCGTTAGAGCATGAATTGAATATCGAACCGCTTGATTTCCCTGAACAAGGTATCGAGCGTTATGAAGCGTCTAAAGCACGTGAAGACCAGCTTAAAAAAGATATCAGCTTGCGTAAAGAAAAGCTTGAACAATTGCAAAATGAAAATGAACATATTTCTGTACCTAAACAGATTGATATCGAAGCATTAGATAATATTGTGAAACAAGAAGATGAAATTAAACAAAAAGAAACGCAGTTGCATGCGCTAAATAAAGAAATCGAAGATAAAACAAGAGAAATCGAAGGCTTAAAATCTAATATCGGATGGCAAGAAGACCATGAAAATATTGATACGTCTGATAGTGTGAAAAGCTTTGTCAGCAAACAAATTTCTAAGAAGAACGATCAATCATCTTATATTACGCAGCTTGAACGTACGTTAGAAGAACAGCAAATTGAACAAGCGAATAACGATGAAGAAAAAGAAGCGGTTGAAGCGGCGCTTGTTTCTGATGAAGTTTTCGACAAGAAAAAACAATATAATCAGCAATCTATTGAACTTGGCGAAAAGAAAAATCTATATCAAAAAATGAAAGAAGCATTTGATACAGAACAAGAAGAACGTAATCGCAAACAAAAAACAACACGCATCATCTTTATTATATTAGCGCTTATCAGTGCTGGTTTAGCAGCGTTCTCATTTGTGACTCAAGCAATGTTGTTTGCGGTGATATTTGTCATTGCGGCGATCGGCTTTGTGTTTGGCGCTATCTTGTTTAAATCATCAGAAATCGGCCATAGCGAGACATTCTCAAATGAAATTGCACAATTGGAACAGCAAAATGCTGATTTAGAACAAAACTATGACTTAGATTTTGATTTAGATGAACAATATCGCTTAAGAGAACAAAACCACAGTGTGAATAAAGCGATAGATGTATTGCGTTCTAAAATCGAATTGACCGAAGATAAGTTGAAAGAAGCAAAACAAAATTTTGAACACTTCGATAAAAACATTCAAGAAGTCAAATCCGACTTGCATGTCTCTGACAAAATGTCTGATGATTTGATTATTGACGGTGTTAAAACTATTGAACGTATTCAAACATTAAAACAACGTGTTGCAGAATTAACAGACCAGCAAAAAGCATTGAAAGAAGAAGTAGATACATTCTATAACCATGCAGAAGCGGTCACAAAAAATCAATTAACAAGCTTTAATGCCTTAGCATTATTCCATGATACGAAACGATGGTTAAAAGAAGCTGAAGATAATAAAACAAAATGGAAACGTAATGATGAAGACATCCAGTTGTTGACTAAAGAAATCGAACAATTGAATGAACGTTTAAACGAGCATCAACAGTCTATCGAAAGTTTATTTACTTTTGTCAATGTAGGGGATGAAGAAGCATTCTATCGTTATCATAACCGTTATACAACTTATAAAGATAACCACAGCCGATATCAAGATTTAAACAAATACTTGGAAAATCAAAATATGATGTATGACGATGCTTCTGATTTAAGTGCTAAAACAAAAGTACAACTAGAAGATGAAAACAATGTCTTAGCTTCTCAAGTTGATGAATACAATGATAAGTATCTTGCATTGCAAACAGAAGTCAGTGATTTAAATGCGCAAATCAAGCATATGGAAACTGACGACACATTAGCGCAATTACGTCATAAATATTACATGCTAAGAAACCAAATGAATGAAAATGCGAAAGATTGGGCGAGTCTCAGCTACTTGCAAGCACTTGTCGATGCGCATATCAAACAAATCAAAGACAAACGTTTACCGCAAGTGATTGATGAAGCAACCGACATTTTCAGCCGCTTAACGAACGGCAACTATTCACAAGTCACTTATGCCAATGAAGATGTCAGAGTCAAACACCGCAACGGTCAAATGTATCATCCGAATGAAATCAGCCAATCTACGAAAGAATTATTGTATATTGCATTGCGTTTAAGTTTGATCAAAATTTTACAACCTTATTACTCAATGCCGATTATTATTGATGATGCTTTCGTTCATTTTGATAAACATCGTAAAGCAGCTATGATGGAATACCTCAAAGAATTAGCTGCGAAGTACCAAATTTTATACTTTACTTGCGCGAAAGAAAACTATATTCCGTCTAAACAAACGGTAGTCTTAGAAAAATTAGAAGAAGGAGGCAAAAAATGA
- the yhaM gene encoding 3'-5' exoribonuclease YhaM translates to MRNVEKLQPGDSVDHFFLIHRAAQGVTAQGKDYMTLYLQDKSGEIEAKVWTVTKQDMEVLKPETIIKAKGDVINYRGRKQMKVNHFELAQPADGLSAKDFIDGAPLTPDQIKEQIDYFLLDIENSNLQRLTRHLLKKHHDAFYVFPAASSFHHNFASGLSYHVLTMLKIASGLCDIYPMLNRSLLYSGVILHDIGKVKELSGPVATSYTVEGNLLGHISIASEEVTKAAEDLGIEGEEVMLLKHMILSHHGKLEYGSPKLPMLKEAEILTYIDNIDARMNMFEKAFKKTGKGQFTERLFAMENRQFYNPQSLD, encoded by the coding sequence ATGAGAAATGTAGAAAAGCTTCAGCCAGGAGATTCAGTTGATCATTTCTTCTTGATTCACCGTGCAGCACAGGGGGTAACTGCACAAGGTAAAGATTATATGACTTTATACTTGCAAGATAAAAGCGGTGAAATTGAAGCTAAAGTATGGACAGTCACAAAACAAGATATGGAAGTACTTAAACCAGAAACGATTATCAAAGCTAAAGGTGATGTCATTAATTACCGCGGCCGCAAACAAATGAAAGTTAATCACTTTGAACTTGCACAGCCGGCAGACGGTTTATCTGCGAAAGATTTTATTGATGGGGCACCTTTAACACCTGATCAAATTAAAGAACAAATCGATTATTTCTTATTAGATATAGAAAACAGCAACCTGCAGCGATTGACGAGACATTTATTGAAAAAGCACCACGATGCTTTTTATGTATTTCCTGCAGCCAGTTCTTTCCATCATAACTTTGCGAGCGGTTTAAGCTATCATGTATTAACGATGCTGAAAATCGCAAGCGGATTATGCGACATTTATCCAATGCTGAACAGAAGCTTGTTATACAGCGGGGTTATCTTGCATGATATCGGCAAGGTTAAAGAGTTAAGCGGACCTGTCGCAACATCTTATACGGTTGAAGGTAATTTGTTAGGACATATTTCTATTGCCAGCGAAGAAGTTACGAAAGCCGCAGAAGATTTAGGTATTGAAGGCGAAGAAGTGATGTTGCTGAAACATATGATTTTATCGCATCACGGAAAACTGGAATACGGTTCACCGAAGTTGCCGATGCTGAAAGAAGCGGAAATCTTAACTTATATTGATAATATTGATGCAAGAATGAACATGTTTGAAAAAGCATTCAAAAAGACTGGAAAAGGGCAGTTCACTGAACGTCTTTTCGCAATGGAAAACAGACAATTTTATAATCCGCAAAGTTTAGATTAA
- a CDS encoding response regulator transcription factor, with translation MNQVVLIDDHYIVRQGIEFLISTIDDLTVQGSFANGKEFIDSLQNTDTYPDIVLLDLVMPEMNGIEVTEMLKAHYPDIKILVLTSYADDEHVISALNKGADGYEMKDVEPEVLIDSIHKVLQGERIIHPEVQKVMDDVARKPHHINKLSNREKDVLKEMAKGKTNREIAEALFVSEKTIKTHVSHIFSKLQVTDRTQAAIYAMENKLI, from the coding sequence ATGAACCAAGTAGTTTTGATAGATGATCATTACATTGTTCGGCAAGGCATTGAATTTTTAATTTCAACAATTGATGATTTAACAGTTCAAGGGTCATTTGCGAATGGAAAAGAATTTATCGACAGCTTGCAAAATACAGATACCTATCCAGATATTGTTCTGCTCGATTTGGTTATGCCGGAAATGAACGGCATTGAAGTAACCGAAATGTTAAAAGCACATTATCCGGATATCAAGATTCTAGTACTGACAAGCTATGCGGATGACGAACATGTCATTTCAGCGCTCAATAAAGGTGCTGACGGTTATGAAATGAAAGATGTAGAACCAGAGGTCTTGATTGATTCCATACATAAGGTACTGCAAGGTGAAAGAATCATTCACCCAGAGGTTCAAAAAGTAATGGATGATGTAGCTAGAAAACCTCATCATATTAACAAACTGTCAAATAGAGAAAAAGACGTACTAAAAGAAATGGCAAAAGGCAAAACCAACCGAGAAATAGCAGAAGCCTTATTTGTGTCTGAGAAAACAATCAAAACACATGTGAGCCATATTTTTTCTAAATTACAAGTCACAGATAGAACCCAAGCAGCAATTTATGCGATGGAAAACAAATTAATTTAA
- a CDS encoding helix-turn-helix transcriptional regulator: MDRQSFTDLIQTKFKMVRIEAGYTQDTMAQTIGLSKKTLVQIEKERVLPNWTTCVSICALFRDSDVLNSTFGCDPLEIVQTISRNHCAYPKHSTTSDIYWNTLDAKNGFILQSNKVSEIYRVLNKDKQPIFGTSKLREAETYFGRISKDELVHA; this comes from the coding sequence ATGGATAGACAAAGTTTTACAGATTTAATTCAAACGAAGTTCAAAATGGTGAGAATAGAAGCAGGCTATACTCAAGATACAATGGCTCAAACGATAGGCTTATCGAAAAAAACCCTTGTTCAAATTGAGAAAGAGCGCGTCTTACCTAACTGGACAACATGTGTTTCAATTTGTGCTTTATTCAGAGACTCAGATGTCTTAAACAGCACATTCGGATGTGATCCATTAGAAATCGTTCAAACGATTTCCAGAAATCATTGTGCATATCCTAAACATTCAACAACAAGCGATATTTATTGGAATACATTGGATGCTAAAAACGGATTTATTTTACAAAGCAACAAAGTCAGTGAAATCTACCGCGTATTAAATAAGGATAAACAACCTATTTTTGGAACTTCTAAATTAAGAGAAGCCGAAACATACTTCGGAAGAATCTCTAAAGATGAATTAGTGCATGCTTAA